The sequence below is a genomic window from Chaetodon auriga isolate fChaAug3 chromosome 8, fChaAug3.hap1, whole genome shotgun sequence.
GTGTGGTACAAAACATTTGAACCGTATTGTTTATGGCTACACTATTCCATTAGATTAAAATATTCCAGATATATTTTACATCACTTAATAAACATTTTCCCCCAGTTCACCTCAATTCTAAATAAAGTTCTGTAGATCTGAACAATATAATCACTGGCACACCAACAGACTATTTAAGTTTAAAAGcgtcattaaaaaaatattttctggcATGATTTCTAATGTTGTTTCAATACTCCTTATGTGGAATGATTCCGTACAGTGGTTAAATCTTTTGAGGCACACTGAAACATCATGAGATCATCTACTCACGTACCTCACTTAGATACAATTATGTGATCAAGCTGGATGAATTTGTTGAATAAGGAGCAAAAAAAGGTCTGCTTCCTCAGTACTGCGTGGGTCacatttgactgacagcagcggCAGCACACACAAACGGTCAAACAGCTGTCACCAGATTCAGATTCAAACCATGCTCattctgattggtgcacagaaacaccacagaaaTCACCTTTCCCATCTGAGCTCCACCCACAGTGAGAGGAGTGTAAGCgaaacaaaaaatacagaaaccTCTAATGTGAATACACACAAATGTTGTAACTTTGGTAGAAAGTGGTGTGTTCATgtagcatgagtgtgtgtgttcagcgcTCCTAGTGAGAAGCTGAGAGAAGTTTAGGAAATCAATGTTGAGGTCCTTTAATCTAGGAATTTTATCAGAGGTCCCTAATAATGTGTCCATTCAGAGAGCATATGCTGACCGTGCAGTCCCAGCTCTCTGAGTGCTCTGTATCctccaggctgcagcagctcccccACTATCCTGTCAGGCTCCTTCAGGTCCCTCTCCACCACCGTCACCCTCCTCCCGTCCCGGGCCAGGACGGCCGCCATGGCTGAGCCCAGGACCCCGGCCCCAACTATGACCACATCTGGCTCCGGGCTCTCTGAGGGGCTGCAGGCTGAGCCACTCTGTGAGGAAGAGGACTTTATATCCACTCTTTTCCTCGTTCTCCTGCTCTGGAAACATTGGAGAGCGGAGTCTCATTACGCACAATCTAAAGTCCAAGCTGACCTGGACTGCAAGGCAAACACtggaaaatgtacattttcataCGTCATCAAATATCCAGCCATGTACATGAACATTTAAGTCACTTGTCTTTAGTTCATAAATGCTTCACTAAAATTTGAGAATAACAAGCTatgagctgttgttttttttcttcagagaacgagttcacaaaataaaaatttacAATAAATTACTTCAATTAAATGGAAAAACTAGTAGTTTTCatgccttcctcttcctttgttCCCATGACAAAGCTAACATGCATCCATATGATCTGTCTTACCTGTTTACTGTGGTTCTCTGCCTTCTCGCTGCTCTGTGATGAAGTTTGGGGGATAAATTGTTTGATGACGGGTAAAAAAGACAAGAGGCTCAGAGGCAAATGAAACACCTGAGagactctctgctgctggtcatGAAAATACCTGATATATGAGAGCAGCAGCCCGACTGTAAGCAATAAAGCTGCGGCCATCGCAAGCTCTTTGGGAGCCAAAGTCAAGACTGTGTCCGACTTTTTATAAAAGTATGTGAAGCTCGCTATTCCCAGGAAGGTCCACATCTTTTTgaattaaagaagaagaaagtcaaTTTGATGGTGGAGGCACAGGTGAGAAACAGGTTTTTAgactgacaaaaataaaaataaaaataaaaatagtaagAAACAATAATTATTGTTCTTTGGATATTTTTTCCCCCGTGCTCCAAAAAAGTCAGCCAACCttaaacaaaatgtttcctTATTAACTCATCATAACTTCTCCACAGACAGTCGGAGGGACACTGCTGAATATTTTATGACAATTAGAAACACGGACCGCTTCGGATTGGGTGGTTTCACATCCCGCCTCCTCCACTCATCAATCCTCCAATCAGGAAGGACGCGACGGTGAGCAGAGCTCACGCTATCCGGCGATTGGACATCCGTGCCGACACTGGGCCTCCCTTCGGCGGCTGATTGGACAGTCGGCTGGCAGGATGGTAGTATGATGTGATGTCAGTGAAAGGTGCGTGTGGCATTTATATTACAGACTAGAAACTGCACGAGAGGGGGACTGCTGCAAAGATTGTTCATATTTGACAGGATACATCACTCTGTGCTGTAAACCCGGACCGTCCTTGAGTTTGCCTCTTAATTATCACAGCTGCTTTCGTACCCCATCATGATATGGCAAGctgttaccatggaaactgAAGTTGTGCATACTAAATAAATCTCACCCTTTATACAAAACACGTCACAAAAGGACACATTTTAGCATCTGATACTTGTGCTGTGATAGTAAACCTACTTAATATTCAGGTCAGAAGAATAAAATCCAAAGGATGACATGTTTAATTGAATCTGAATCACACAGGGAGACAGTCACGGTGCACAGAAAAGGGGCAGAGTGAGAGCTCTTTCATAGAGTGGTACATCATTACACATGGCCATATACAGGAATGACATAATGGGTCCTCTTTGTGATGACACTTAAAACAGCTAAGtatgtctttctttttcatatggttttcttttattttgttctgcTACATCAAAATGTATGTCATTGTAAGGTAGCAGAAATTTCGAAGAAATGTTGCACTGCTTTGCAATAAAGTATACAAACTGATATTTATCACATTTAATCATTCAACAGCTAATGTCAGTGCAGAGACTGGATTGTAGAAATTATAAGATATACACGATCACCTCATACGACTTTTATTACACAGTGAACATCATCTGTCACTGGCACAACAGAtgcatacagatacacacatttccaaaaGTTTATATTGAATTATTCAGTTAGTCAGTTCATCTATCAAGGATACTCTGACGTTTCAGCTCTCTACTTGCAGTGTTCAGAATctgttttttactgttttactagTGAAACAACTGCAAAAATGTTCAACTCTTAATCCcagtgggattaataaagtgctCTACCCTCCTTACACTGTGTTTGATGCACTCACCAGCGTTTCAACACCACTGCTAAGGCACAACAGCTTCTACTTCAGGCCAGCGGCCATCATTACACAGACAGGGGATGCTTTAATGCTTTTATTATATGTAGTGATTAAAGATGGATTCGTGCTTTTCTTGCTTCCCGGATGTTACTTTGGGCTCACCGTTCTGCTTGATGAAGGCCTGAAGAAACACAGAATATTAATATATTTGAGACCATCATCTCTCACATACTGTGGATTTCACACCGCACTAGTGTTAAACACACTTTTAATCTCTTTAGTTGAGgttgaaatgtgaaacaaaatatTTGTGGCAAACTCTAAGTCAGTCTCATTGACTAAGATGTTGTAAACAGTGAGTGGATTATACATTTAGACTATATGCCACTAGCACTCTGTGATTAAACCTAAACTAATACAAAAGAAGAGATGTAGTCTCTTATGGTCTGACCTCCATTTCCTCCAAGGTGGCAGAACCTTCCTCCACTCTCTGTCCAATACCGTGACTGAAGCTTGAGTATCGCTCCTATTGAATCACACATAACCAGTCAGAGACCAAACATAAAGCAGCATGTTTCCTTCCAATCCTGCGCCTGAAAATCTATTAAACAGTGAGTTTCAgccatctgcacacacaccttcaccaTCCCAGCGATAAGCCCGTCCTCGATGATGCGAACAGCATTTCGGAGTCCTCTTGCAAAGGCGTCCATGGCTCCGATGTGAGCGATGAACAGGTCCTCCAGGTCTGTCGACTCTCTGCGCACCTTGGCATCAAAGTTCAGGCCTCCTGGCTGCAGGCCACCTTGCTGAACGATGGTCTGTAGAAGATTAGATACAAAAAGAATGACTCCAGTTCCTGTATCACTGCTCTCATCTGAACTCGCCTTGTAAAGTTGATTCAGTACTAACTGCTAGAGTGAGCCAAAGCATTCATTTCAAAATccctctgcaaacattaaaaaagatgGTAATCTGTGTGATTATTGATGTCAGAGTACAATACACATTTATCTGAGCATTAAATCTGCTCTAATCAATTTTTAATGTAAACAATGGATCAAACGACTGTGTAATGTGAAGGGGGTTGTTCCTAATGATGAACACGGCAAGAATTATCAGCCTGCAGTTCCCCTAAATGGAGCTTTATAGCCTCTTTAGCTATTTCTATATTCCTTTTCAGCTTTTCCAACCATCAGCCTCCTCATTAACCTGATTTACTGCCACAGAACgcagctgtttccagcaacTATGTTCTCAGACTCTTCCTGTCCTGCActaaacagcacaaagacaaagccAGCTAGTGAACACTGTGCCatatttagctgctaaacagtcacacactgtgtttataTTAGGAGTTGGAGGAGACCAAAGCAGGGCTAAAAGGAAAGAAGCTACCTGGATTTACCATGTAGCCAGAGACACAGCTccaaatgcatgcaaatgttgCTCTGTCTGCTAACATGTTCAGCATATCAACTTCATACATAATGCTGTGTTTATGGCTTCTTCCAGTATTCAGACAATGTCACCTTCACAAACATCACTGGCAAAAAAACATCAATGGACCTACCTTCATGACCAAGGTGGTGTTCTTGATGTCCATCGGGAACTGGTCAGTGTCCCACCCCAGGTCAGGAGATCCAGTGTTTGAGTCAACTGAACCCAGCATGCCAAGCCTGTCCACCAGCGAGCAAGGATGATACAGAATGTAAAACTGTCAATGGATTAAAGTTTGCTTTTAAAGTGACACAGTCTCATTTTGCAACAGTCTTCACGTAGACATTAAGTTAAATGTCAGTAACAGTTAAAGTGTCTCACGCTGAGGCCATGACGATATCATGTTCGTACGAGTGTCCAGCCAGGGTGGTGTGATTGGGCTCAATGTTCAACTTGAAGTGACTCTCCAGACCATAATGCTTGAGGAAGCCTATAACACTCATTGCATctataaaagaaaaacagtgtcaCATAAAATGCATCATTACGACTGCacgtttgttttgttgatgtttgaGAAAGCTTACCATAGTCATACTGGTGTTTGCAGGGCTCCTTCGGCTTGGGTTCGATAAGAAACTGGCACTTCAACCCAATCTTCTCTTTGTACTCTGGTGacaaacatgaaactgaaagtgTGACACATCCTGAATAAAACTCCGATTGATCCCACACTCGTGTGCACACTTACTGACAGCCATTTTGAAGAAGTTGGCCATGTGCTTCAgttcagcagcaacatcagTATTATGGATGGAGAGGAAACCTTCCCTTCCTCCCcaaaacactgaggagaaaatgatACAAGGATGTAGCTATGATGCTGTATTGAAGGAGCTTATGGATATTTTAGACACACTGATCAATCTATCAAGTCATACCAAAGTTTTCTGCACCCAGCTTCTTGGCAATGTCCAGCCCCTTCTTAACCTGAGCGCCAGCGTAGGCCAGAACATGACAGTCAGGGTTGGTGGCTGCACCATTCATGTACCTGTCACATCAATCAAATTAAGAACTCAATCCCAACAAACGAATTCTGTATTGGCATTTCTACTGTAGACTTAATCCTAATTTTACAGTCTAAATGAGGAAGAACATCTTTGATGGCTAAATATCAGGATTCGACTGTCAGGCAAAA
It includes:
- the LOC143324762 gene encoding uncharacterized protein LOC143324762, yielding MASQGEFFTGIPKIRYVPNAGPGDVMCFKHYHAEEVLMGRKMEDWLRFSVCYWHSFCGTGADPFGSPTLHRPWNEGTPMESAKKRLRAAFEFFTKLGVKYYTFHDRDMAPEGSTLEESNRNLDEITDMALQLQSQTGIKVLWVTCNLFAHQRYMNGAATNPDCHVLAYAGAQVKKGLDIAKKLGAENFVFWGGREGFLSIHNTDVAAELKHMANFFKMAVKYKEKIGLKCQFLIEPKPKEPCKHQYDYDAMSVIGFLKHYGLESHFKLNIEPNHTTLAGHSYEHDIVMASALGMLGSVDSNTGSPDLGWDTDQFPMDIKNTTLVMKTIVQQGGLQPGGLNFDAKVRRESTDLEDLFIAHIGAMDAFARGLRNAVRIIEDGLIAGMVKERYSSFSHGIGQRVEEGSATLEEMEAFIKQNGEPKVTSGKQEKHESIFNHYI